In the genome of Oxyura jamaicensis isolate SHBP4307 breed ruddy duck chromosome 13, BPBGC_Ojam_1.0, whole genome shotgun sequence, one region contains:
- the LOC118173902 gene encoding START domain-containing protein 10-like isoform X1, whose translation MSRAGEMVYIPDDSDFSSFREQCESLEGWHCRYNKAGVTVWSQGQEESCAVQKIKTRISCKDVPAETLYDVLHDTGYRKKWDSHVIETYDIGRLTANADVGYYSWKCPSPLKNRDFVTLRSWLPLGDDYIILNYSVKHPKYPPRKDFVRAVSLQTGYLIKANGTGACVLYYLTQVDPRGSLPKWVVNRVSQFVAPKAMKKIYKAGLKYPEWKRRHDPGYKPWVYPEQSTLPSLSLAELSLQHADSLERIDETGLTEDHLSTSDHEA comes from the exons ATGTCCAGAGCGGGGGAGATGGTTTATATCCCGGATGACTCCGACTTCAGCTCGTTCAGGGAGCAGTGTGAGAGCCTGGAGGGCTGGCACTGCCGCTACAACAAGGCTGGCGTCACCGTCTGGAGCCAGGGCCAGGAGGAAAGCTGCGCCGTGCAGAAAATCAAG ACCCGCATCTCCTGCAAGGACGTCCCCGCCGAGACGCTCTATGACGTGCTGCACGACACCGGCTACCGCAAGAAGTGGGACTCGCACGTCATCGAGACCTACGACATCGGGCGCCTGACCGCGAACGCCGACGTGGGATACTACTCCT GGAAGtgccccagccccctgaagAACCGGGATTTTGTCACGCTGCGCTCCTGGCTGCCCCTGGGCGATGACTACATCATCCTCAACTACAGCGTCAAGCACCCG AAATACCCTCCCCGGAAGGATTTTGTCAGGGCCGTGTCCCTGCAGACCGGTTACCTGATCAAGGCCAACGGCACCGGCGCCTGCGTCCTCTATTACCTCACCCAGGTGGACCCCCGAG GGTCGCTGCCGAAGTGGGTGGTGAACCGGGTCTCGCAGTTCGTGGCACCCAAG GCAATGAAGAAGATCTACAAGGCAGGGCTGAAGTACCCCGAGTGGAAGCGCAGGCACGACCCCGGGTACAAGCCCTGGGTGTACCCGGAGCAGAGCACGCTGCCCAGCCTCAGCCTGGCCGAGCTCTCACTGCAGCACGCCGACTCGCTGGAGCGCATCGATGAGACCGGGCTGACCGAGGACCACCTGAGCACCAGCGACCACGAGGCCTGa